From a region of the Tachypleus tridentatus isolate NWPU-2018 chromosome 1, ASM421037v1, whole genome shotgun sequence genome:
- the LOC143223067 gene encoding uncharacterized protein LOC143223067: MPVRDQDKPWAPHFTCAAKKPKTKKKLEGWYRGEKRIIKFAIPIIWREPTNYLSNCYFCMVDPFNVGLARMHLLSCIWTFHHPSPQYHTVLSSLYLLCQRGSNHPQKRAANQKRKYMLKIQFTILEVQLVRETRTTPTKETSMT; this comes from the exons atgcctgtcagggatcaagacaaaccttgggcacctcattttacctgcgctgcaaaaaaaccaaaaaccaaaaaaaaactagaag gatggtataGAGGGGAAAAGAGAATCATCAAGTTTGCTATTCCAataatttggcgtgaacccacaaACTACTTAAGCAATTGCTATTTCTGCATGGTGGATCCTTTCAACGTCggactggcaagaatgcatctgctatcatgtatctggaccttccacCATCCATCGCCCCAGTACCACACtgtcctgagctccctgtacctgCTGTGCCAGAGGGGAAGcaaccatcctcagaagagagcagcaaatcagaagaggaagtATATGTTGAAGATCCAGTTTACAATTttagaggtgcagctggtgagagaaacccgtACTACCCCGACCAAAGAGAcatcaatgacttga